From a single Desulfurella sp. genomic region:
- a CDS encoding TatD family hydrolase yields the protein MKIIDTHAHLQSKEFDNIIDEVIQRFGIVEKVFLATSYISDIEKACKLTHKYENLYFFAGIHPHYAGEFKIGDLDIIESYLKDEKCIGIGEIGLDYFYNYAPKETQKILFSSLLDFAIFHNKWVSIHIRDAVSDSIDILSSKLDLKAIIHCFSGDIDLLKLALDRNYLLGIGGIVTFKNSLIRKNIKYVPLKNMVLETDSPYLAPVPKRGHTNEPSFLQYTLFELSNLLKLPPQEIAQITYKNSLRVLNDK from the coding sequence ATGAAAATCATAGATACACATGCCCATCTTCAATCAAAAGAATTTGATAATATAATAGATGAAGTTATTCAAAGATTTGGTATTGTTGAAAAAGTTTTTCTTGCTACATCATATATCAGTGATATAGAAAAAGCATGTAAACTAACACATAAATATGAAAATTTATACTTTTTTGCCGGGATTCATCCTCATTATGCAGGCGAGTTCAAAATCGGCGATTTAGATATCATAGAAAGTTACCTGAAAGATGAAAAATGTATAGGCATAGGAGAGATTGGCTTGGATTACTTTTATAACTACGCTCCTAAAGAAACTCAAAAAATACTATTTTCAAGTTTACTTGACTTTGCAATCTTTCACAATAAATGGGTATCAATTCACATAAGGGATGCAGTTTCTGACAGCATTGATATACTAAGTTCAAAATTAGATTTAAAAGCCATTATTCATTGCTTTAGCGGAGACATTGATCTTTTAAAACTTGCTTTAGATCGTAATTACCTATTGGGAATAGGTGGTATTGTAACATTCAAAAATTCACTTATTAGAAAAAATATAAAGTATGTACCGCTAAAAAATATGGTATTAGAAACAGATTCACCTTATCTTGCACCTGTTCCAAAACGCGGGCACACAAACGAACCATCCTTTCTACAATATACGCTTTTTGAACTTAGCAATTTACTAAAATTACCACCACAAGAAATAGCTCAGATTACATATAAAAATAGTTTAAGAGTTTTAAATGACAAATAA
- a CDS encoding nicotinate phosphoribosyltransferase encodes MFISTKEDILNAKVTDVYFDRTVYTLKVKGLDKKVKAEISVKKLPKNYKWGIFVGLEEVLELLEGKNLNIRAIKEGSIFRENEPVLEIEGLYSEFAKFETAILGFLCQESGVATKAARLRKLVKDKQLLSFGARRMHPAIAVAIERAAYIGGCDGVSTVLAANTLNIQPSGTIPHSLVLLSGDTVSAAQYFDETMDSNVPRIILIDTFGDEKFETLRVFEALGKKLSGIRLDTPNSRRGNLKAIIEEIRWELSLRGADNVKIFASGGLDEETIEPLVDVVDGFGVGTSISSASTIDFSMDIIEIEGKPIAKKGKNSGSKSLFRCKKCFSDKVVPYTIKTQECSCGGSMQDILEYVVQGGKTIIDLPNIKSIREHTLTSLRFVDL; translated from the coding sequence TTGTTCATTTCAACAAAAGAAGATATATTAAATGCAAAAGTAACAGATGTATACTTTGATAGGACTGTTTATACACTTAAAGTAAAGGGTCTGGATAAAAAAGTAAAAGCTGAAATTAGCGTAAAAAAATTGCCAAAAAATTATAAATGGGGAATTTTTGTTGGATTAGAAGAAGTTTTGGAATTGCTTGAAGGTAAAAATTTAAATATTCGTGCTATTAAAGAAGGCAGTATTTTTAGAGAAAACGAACCAGTGCTTGAAATTGAGGGTCTATATAGTGAATTTGCAAAATTTGAAACGGCAATTTTGGGCTTTTTATGTCAAGAATCTGGTGTAGCTACAAAAGCTGCAAGACTTAGAAAATTGGTTAAAGATAAACAACTTTTATCGTTTGGTGCAAGAAGAATGCATCCTGCTATTGCTGTAGCAATTGAGCGAGCTGCGTATATTGGCGGATGTGATGGAGTTTCTACAGTATTGGCTGCAAACACATTAAACATACAACCAAGCGGGACAATACCGCATTCTCTCGTTTTGCTTTCTGGCGATACAGTTAGTGCAGCTCAATACTTTGACGAAACAATGGATAGCAATGTGCCAAGAATTATACTAATTGACACATTTGGAGATGAAAAATTTGAAACGTTAAGGGTTTTTGAAGCGCTTGGCAAAAAATTATCAGGCATTAGACTTGATACGCCAAACTCAAGAAGGGGAAACCTCAAAGCCATTATTGAAGAAATCCGCTGGGAATTATCTTTAAGAGGCGCAGATAATGTAAAAATATTTGCAAGCGGTGGGCTTGACGAAGAAACCATCGAGCCACTTGTTGATGTTGTGGATGGTTTTGGTGTTGGCACAAGCATATCAAGTGCGTCTACAATTGATTTTTCTATGGATATTATAGAAATTGAAGGCAAACCAATCGCAAAAAAAGGCAAAAATTCCGGATCAAAAAGCCTTTTTAGATGCAAAAAATGCTTTAGCGATAAAGTAGTGCCATACACTATCAAAACCCAAGAATGTTCTTGTGGCGGATCCATGCAAGATATCCTTGAGTATGTAGTTCAAGGTGGCAAAACAATAATAGACCTACCCAATATAAAAAGCATAAGGGAACATACACTAACAAGCCTAAGATTTGTCGATTTATGA
- the rpsT gene encoding 30S ribosomal protein S20, translating into MANHKSALKRVKQNKKRYARNKSYRTRLKNAVKRARLAINSQNVQDLQEELKKAQKIIHKIKSKGVIHKNKAARLVSRLAKAANKKLQQSSAS; encoded by the coding sequence GTGGCAAATCATAAATCGGCTCTAAAAAGAGTTAAACAAAACAAAAAAAGGTATGCTAGAAATAAGTCTTATAGAACGAGACTGAAAAATGCTGTAAAAAGAGCAAGACTTGCTATAAATAGTCAAAATGTTCAAGACTTACAAGAAGAATTAAAAAAAGCACAAAAAATAATACATAAAATCAAAAGTAAAGGTGTTATACATAAAAATAAAGCTGCACGATTGGTTTCAAGACTTGCAAAAGCAGCAAATAAAAAATTACAACAATCTAGTGCTTCTTAA
- the polX gene encoding DNA polymerase/3'-5' exonuclease PolX — protein sequence MKFQDNEKIASIFETIADALEFLNENAFKIRAYRNAAESIRNLNESITEIYSKPNPKKIEGIGKDLEQKIKEYIQTQKVAYLDELLEKVPYTLFQLKDIRGLGPRTLYKMFEKYRVRTLEDVKKLVFENDELKDISLLEKSIKKIREGIQLYEEGQSRFPLGVAYPIAKDLVNRVYKIDNVKKVEIAGSVRRGKETVGDLDILICTKDFNGVSKALANLEHKQIIAMGDTKVSLLLSNNMQVDFRLVDEDSFASALQYFSGSKEHNVRLRDIAIKKGFKLNEYGLFEKDKKLETKTEEDIYKALGLCYIKPTLRENKGEIEACLANKLPNVVELDDIKGDLHVHTNYSDGLMSLEEVIQEAIKRNYDYIAITDHSVSSYVANGLSAERLYDQLNEIDKLKDKYKGKIHILAGSEVDIKQNGELDFSDNVLKDLDIVIASIHQGFANSKEINTKRIISAIENPYVNIIAHPTGRLIGQRAPYEIDIQKIAEYAAKHKTALEINSFYLRLDLNDEHARLAKNAGAKICINTDTHTKENLDYMIYGVLTAQRGWIEKSDCLNTLNYSQLKQFLKKH from the coding sequence ATGAAATTTCAAGATAATGAAAAAATTGCTTCAATATTTGAAACAATAGCAGATGCTCTGGAGTTTTTAAATGAAAATGCATTTAAAATAAGGGCATATAGAAATGCAGCAGAATCTATCAGAAATTTAAACGAAAGTATCACAGAAATTTATTCTAAGCCAAATCCTAAAAAAATAGAAGGTATAGGCAAAGATTTGGAACAAAAAATTAAAGAGTACATACAAACACAAAAAGTAGCTTATTTAGATGAGCTTTTAGAAAAAGTTCCATATACACTGTTTCAATTAAAAGATATAAGAGGACTGGGCCCTAGAACTTTATATAAAATGTTTGAGAAGTATCGTGTAAGGACACTTGAAGATGTCAAAAAACTTGTATTTGAAAATGATGAGTTAAAAGATATATCATTGCTTGAAAAAAGTATAAAAAAAATAAGAGAAGGAATACAGCTCTACGAAGAAGGTCAAAGCAGATTTCCTTTAGGAGTAGCTTATCCTATTGCAAAAGATTTGGTTAATAGAGTTTACAAAATAGATAATGTAAAAAAAGTCGAAATAGCAGGAAGTGTCAGACGTGGTAAAGAAACTGTTGGAGATCTTGATATACTTATTTGTACAAAAGATTTTAATGGTGTGTCAAAAGCTTTGGCAAATTTAGAACACAAGCAAATAATTGCAATGGGTGATACAAAAGTAAGTTTGCTTTTATCAAATAATATGCAGGTGGACTTCAGGCTTGTGGATGAAGATTCTTTTGCAAGCGCTCTTCAATATTTTAGTGGATCGAAAGAACACAATGTGCGCTTGCGTGATATTGCAATAAAAAAAGGCTTTAAACTAAATGAGTATGGGTTGTTTGAAAAAGATAAAAAGTTAGAAACAAAAACTGAAGAAGATATTTATAAAGCACTTGGTCTTTGCTACATAAAACCAACTTTAAGAGAAAACAAAGGCGAAATCGAAGCGTGTTTGGCTAATAAATTGCCAAACGTGGTAGAGCTTGACGATATAAAAGGCGATTTGCATGTGCATACCAATTATTCAGATGGGTTAATGAGTCTTGAAGAAGTTATTCAAGAAGCAATAAAGCGAAACTATGACTATATTGCAATAACTGACCATTCAGTTTCTTCATATGTTGCAAATGGTTTAAGCGCAGAACGTCTATACGACCAATTAAATGAAATTGATAAACTCAAGGATAAATACAAAGGCAAGATACACATACTTGCAGGTAGTGAAGTTGATATAAAGCAAAACGGCGAGCTTGATTTTAGCGATAATGTGCTAAAGGATTTAGATATTGTTATAGCTTCCATACATCAGGGTTTTGCAAACTCAAAAGAAATAAACACAAAAAGGATTATTTCTGCTATAGAAAACCCATATGTAAACATTATTGCTCATCCAACGGGTAGACTCATTGGCCAAAGAGCACCATACGAGATTGATATTCAAAAAATTGCAGAATATGCTGCAAAACACAAAACAGCATTAGAAATAAATTCTTTTTATTTGCGCCTTGATTTAAACGATGAACATGCAAGATTGGCAAAAAATGCAGGTGCTAAAATATGTATTAATACAGATACACATACCAAGGAAAACTTAGATTATATGATTTATGGTGTTTTAACAGCTCAGCGAGGCTGGATAGAAAAAAGCGATTGTTTGAATACGCTAAACTATAGCCAGCTTAAGCAATTTCTTAAGAAGCACTAG
- a CDS encoding GGDEF domain-containing protein produces MTNNYFDSNLKDINKEILNRLYNICETIQNKNVNEKTKEILRKYIKNKLKTIDLDSFDNPANFLSFVNEFLDFAHGVFLDHKVENIEQLENNLLKAVLQESLSISRQCVSKTQLKLEEIKSIFDKLYDGVLVIDTNTRKILSSNKSIEYILKTKNIVNQDILNFAQENKKDYYQELFKKFVKQKKGITEILEFKTAKNEPLMLEASVNMLNESAMVVVFRDITKRIENEKLLIRLNRLYEVLSRINNLVVRIQDVDVLFEEVCNILVNFGKFKLAWIGCVDSKTKTIKPKAYAGDKKYLRNIVVSIEEDKPEGSGPSGIAIRNNKIVVCNDIQKSPIMSPWRNQAKQSNFHSSITVPITILESQGPSKVLKAYSDEIDYFDEKEINLFEEIASDIAYAIDFIEKKKKVVFLSSFDPLTNLPNRIMFGYTIESFIKHKKNFSVIICDINNFTAINNKYGYIKGDSIIKNVAKAILEVDKIYYAARTGSDEFGFILSTSNKDEILHIAKSIEEKIESLSFDIDMNLGFTIGVSIYPTDADTQEKLITNAEIALVDAKKKNLFLSFYQEDSNILIQAKLQLQSKLKNAIKNNEFILFYQPKLSLNDLHIHSVEALLRWNSKNGIVLPNEFIPLLEETNLITELGYKIFEQSINQVKTWQKKGFYIQIGVNVSPVQLDDSNFVENVIELIENSKIDKSLIEIEITESTLIKHLDKLTKLNENGIKIFIDDFGTGYSSLSYLKEIPLSGIKIDIAFIREMFEKSNFEILRTIINLSKILNLKVIAEGVETKQQLIALKHLHCDEVQGYLIAKPDLPENIEHLFSQTLFYQELSF; encoded by the coding sequence ATGACAAATAATTACTTTGATTCTAATTTAAAAGATATTAATAAAGAGATACTAAATAGACTTTACAATATCTGTGAAACAATTCAAAATAAAAATGTCAATGAAAAAACTAAAGAAATTCTAAGAAAATATATAAAAAATAAGCTCAAAACAATTGATTTAGATTCTTTTGACAATCCGGCAAATTTTTTGAGTTTTGTAAATGAATTTTTGGATTTTGCACATGGTGTTTTTTTGGATCATAAGGTTGAAAACATAGAACAACTTGAAAACAATTTACTAAAAGCAGTCTTACAGGAAAGTTTATCCATATCAAGGCAATGCGTTTCAAAAACTCAACTTAAACTGGAAGAAATAAAATCAATTTTTGATAAACTCTACGATGGCGTTTTGGTTATAGATACAAATACGCGTAAAATACTTTCTTCAAATAAATCTATTGAATATATTTTAAAAACAAAAAATATAGTTAATCAGGATATATTAAATTTTGCTCAAGAAAATAAAAAAGATTACTATCAAGAATTATTTAAAAAGTTTGTTAAACAAAAAAAAGGTATCACTGAAATTTTGGAGTTTAAAACTGCAAAAAACGAGCCTCTCATGCTTGAAGCAAGCGTTAATATGCTAAATGAATCTGCAATGGTTGTAGTTTTTAGAGATATAACAAAACGTATTGAAAATGAAAAGCTTCTAATCAGGCTAAATAGACTCTATGAAGTACTATCAAGAATAAACAATCTGGTTGTTCGCATACAGGATGTAGATGTATTATTTGAAGAAGTATGCAATATACTTGTTAATTTTGGCAAATTTAAGCTTGCATGGATTGGATGCGTTGACTCAAAAACAAAAACAATAAAACCTAAAGCGTATGCAGGGGATAAAAAGTATTTAAGAAACATCGTTGTTTCAATAGAAGAAGACAAACCAGAAGGCAGTGGTCCATCAGGTATAGCAATTAGAAACAACAAAATCGTTGTGTGCAATGATATACAAAAAAGCCCTATAATGAGCCCATGGAGAAATCAGGCAAAACAATCTAATTTCCACTCATCAATAACTGTACCTATAACTATTTTAGAGTCTCAAGGTCCTTCAAAAGTTTTAAAAGCCTACTCAGACGAAATAGATTATTTTGACGAAAAAGAAATCAATTTATTTGAAGAAATAGCAAGTGATATTGCATATGCAATAGATTTTATTGAAAAAAAGAAAAAGGTTGTTTTTTTGTCATCTTTTGATCCTTTAACTAATTTACCAAACAGGATAATGTTTGGGTATACAATTGAGTCTTTTATAAAACATAAAAAAAATTTTTCTGTTATTATCTGCGATATCAACAATTTCACAGCTATAAACAACAAATATGGTTATATAAAAGGAGACAGTATAATTAAAAATGTCGCTAAAGCAATCCTGGAAGTGGACAAAATCTATTATGCAGCAAGAACCGGTAGTGACGAATTTGGCTTTATCTTAAGCACATCAAATAAAGATGAAATTTTACATATCGCAAAATCTATCGAAGAAAAAATAGAATCTTTATCTTTTGATATAGATATGAATCTTGGATTTACAATAGGAGTTAGCATTTACCCAACAGACGCAGATACGCAGGAAAAACTCATAACAAACGCTGAAATAGCTCTTGTTGATGCAAAAAAGAAAAATCTGTTTTTAAGCTTTTATCAAGAAGACTCAAATATACTGATCCAGGCAAAACTTCAGCTTCAAAGCAAACTCAAAAATGCTATAAAAAACAATGAATTTATACTTTTTTATCAGCCAAAATTATCTTTGAATGATTTACATATACATTCTGTAGAAGCTTTACTTAGATGGAACTCAAAAAACGGTATTGTTTTGCCAAATGAATTCATCCCGCTACTAGAAGAAACAAATTTAATAACAGAACTTGGCTACAAAATTTTTGAACAATCAATAAACCAGGTTAAAACATGGCAAAAAAAAGGGTTTTATATACAAATTGGTGTTAATGTTTCGCCTGTTCAATTGGATGATTCAAACTTTGTAGAAAACGTAATTGAATTAATAGAAAATTCTAAAATTGATAAAAGCTTGATAGAAATAGAAATAACAGAAAGCACGCTTATTAAACACTTGGATAAACTCACTAAATTAAACGAAAATGGCATAAAAATCTTTATAGACGATTTTGGCACAGGATACTCATCTTTGTCTTATTTAAAAGAGATACCTTTAAGCGGTATCAAGATAGATATAGCTTTTATTAGAGAAATGTTTGAGAAAAGCAACTTCGAGATTCTAAGAACCATAATAAATCTATCAAAAATTTTAAATCTTAAGGTAATCGCAGAAGGTGTTGAAACAAAACAGCAATTAATAGCTCTAAAACACTTACATTGCGATGAAGTTCAGGGTTATTTGATTGCAAAACCAGATTTACCAGAAAATATTGAGCATCTTTTCAGTCAGACTTTGTTTTACCAGGAACTGTCATTCTAA
- a CDS encoding phage holin family protein, with translation MIFIIKWVINSIALGISVMIVKGLRVEGVFSLIAASLVIGLLNTFIRPFLIILTLPINILTLGLFTLIINALLFYLASYIVKGFVVESFFSALAGSIIMSIIGLILNAFVD, from the coding sequence ATGATATTCATAATTAAGTGGGTAATTAATTCTATTGCTTTAGGTATTAGTGTAATGATTGTCAAAGGTTTACGTGTTGAAGGTGTATTTTCGCTAATTGCAGCAAGCTTGGTAATTGGATTATTAAATACATTCATACGACCATTTTTGATAATTTTGACGCTTCCCATTAATATTTTAACACTTGGTTTATTTACGCTTATTATCAATGCTTTACTTTTTTACCTTGCCTCATACATTGTAAAAGGTTTTGTTGTTGAAAGTTTTTTTAGTGCTCTTGCAGGCTCAATAATAATGAGTATAATAGGCTTAATATTAAATGCGTTTGTAGATTAG
- a CDS encoding valine--tRNA ligase, whose protein sequence is MDTYNSDFEKDIYRFWEENDLFKPEVNKDGKPFSMVIPPPNVTGALHIGHALNQTLQDIFARYKRMCGYSVLWLPGTDHAGIATQTMVERDLAKKGIKKEEIGRDAFIEKVWEWKNTYGNRIIDQIKRLGASCDFSRLRFTMDEGLSRAVRKAFVELYNAGYIYKGEYIINWCPSCHTALSDLEVEYEEENSKLYYLKYFLENSDDFLIVATTRPETLFGDTAVAVNPKDERYKHLVGKKVVLPLVNKLIEIIEDEYVDMSFGSGVVKITPAHDVNDFEVGKRHNLDIVIAIDDYGKMTLNAPGLEGLDRFEARKVTVKKLKEADLIYKIEDYVHSVGHCYRCGTVIEPYISKQWFVKTKDLAKKAIEVVENGSIKFIPKHWEKTYFEWMYNIKDWCISRQIWWGHRIPAYTCKQCCEVFVSENPIDKCSKCSGKLIPETDVLDTWFSSALWPFSTLGWPDNTEDLKKFYPTSLLVTGFDIIFFWVARMIMMGMFFMNDVPFKDVYIHALVRDKFGQKMSKTKGNVIDPLDVIEKYGADSLRFTLAILAAQGRDIKLSYDQIESYRRFMNKIWNAYRFIEMNTKDFQPSVNINAYSSASLWIKSRLARSIEQVRQNLEDYKFNEAANSIYQFVWHEFCDYYIEMSKAHLGKDEFSDEVKGTLLEVFKQILKLIHPFVPFISEFLWQKLPNKSAKSIMIAKYPRSQEFATQIEEEFECLIELIKAMRILRSENSIAATKKLSFYFKPISKIAKNIIEKYKKYVLLLANAKEISIIEKDVPKSFIQPTKYGDIFLEAIENVDVEGEILRLKKVVEKAQVSIDFLNKRLRNQEFISKAPKQLIEKSKKELQEAILIKENAKKRIEQLQSVL, encoded by the coding sequence ATGGATACTTACAATAGTGATTTTGAAAAAGATATATACAGATTCTGGGAAGAAAATGATCTTTTTAAACCAGAAGTAAATAAAGATGGAAAACCTTTCAGTATGGTAATTCCACCTCCAAATGTTACAGGCGCTTTGCATATTGGTCACGCATTAAATCAGACACTCCAGGACATTTTTGCAAGATACAAACGCATGTGCGGTTATAGCGTGCTTTGGCTTCCAGGCACAGATCATGCTGGTATTGCAACACAAACAATGGTAGAGCGCGATCTTGCAAAAAAAGGCATAAAAAAAGAAGAAATTGGTAGAGATGCATTTATTGAAAAAGTATGGGAATGGAAAAATACCTATGGTAATAGGATAATAGACCAAATTAAAAGACTGGGGGCAAGTTGCGATTTTTCAAGGCTTCGCTTTACAATGGATGAAGGCTTATCAAGAGCCGTTAGAAAGGCATTTGTTGAGTTATACAACGCAGGCTATATTTACAAAGGTGAGTATATAATAAATTGGTGTCCAAGTTGCCACACAGCTTTATCTGATTTGGAAGTGGAATATGAAGAAGAAAACTCAAAACTTTACTATTTAAAATATTTTTTAGAAAATTCAGACGATTTTTTGATAGTTGCTACCACAAGGCCAGAAACACTATTTGGTGATACAGCTGTTGCAGTTAATCCCAAAGATGAACGCTACAAGCACCTTGTGGGTAAAAAAGTGGTTTTGCCACTTGTTAATAAGCTAATTGAGATTATTGAAGATGAATATGTTGATATGAGTTTTGGTAGTGGTGTTGTAAAAATAACACCAGCCCATGATGTAAATGATTTTGAAGTAGGCAAAAGGCATAATTTGGATATTGTAATAGCGATAGATGATTATGGTAAAATGACGCTTAATGCGCCTGGTTTAGAGGGTTTAGATAGATTTGAAGCAAGAAAAGTTACTGTAAAAAAGCTAAAAGAAGCAGATCTAATTTACAAGATAGAAGATTATGTGCACTCTGTTGGTCATTGTTATAGATGTGGGACTGTGATTGAACCATATATATCAAAGCAATGGTTTGTAAAAACAAAAGATTTGGCAAAAAAAGCCATAGAGGTTGTTGAAAATGGCTCGATTAAGTTTATCCCAAAACACTGGGAAAAAACTTATTTTGAGTGGATGTATAATATAAAAGATTGGTGTATCTCAAGACAGATCTGGTGGGGACATAGAATCCCAGCATATACATGCAAGCAATGCTGTGAAGTTTTTGTAAGCGAAAATCCAATCGATAAATGCTCAAAATGCTCTGGAAAGCTTATACCAGAAACCGACGTATTAGATACATGGTTTTCTTCTGCTCTTTGGCCATTTTCCACGCTGGGATGGCCAGACAATACAGAAGATTTAAAGAAATTTTACCCTACAAGTCTTCTTGTAACAGGTTTTGACATAATTTTTTTCTGGGTTGCAAGAATGATAATGATGGGTATGTTTTTTATGAATGATGTACCCTTTAAAGATGTGTATATACACGCTTTGGTAAGGGATAAGTTTGGCCAGAAGATGAGCAAAACCAAAGGCAATGTTATAGATCCTCTTGATGTAATTGAAAAATACGGAGCAGACTCATTGCGTTTTACTTTGGCAATACTTGCAGCGCAAGGCAGAGATATAAAGCTTTCCTACGATCAGATAGAATCATACAGACGATTTATGAATAAGATCTGGAATGCTTATAGGTTTATTGAGATGAACACTAAAGATTTCCAACCATCAGTTAATATAAATGCTTACTCAAGCGCAAGTTTGTGGATAAAATCAAGGCTTGCTAGATCAATTGAACAGGTCAGGCAAAACCTGGAAGATTACAAATTTAACGAAGCAGCAAATAGCATTTATCAGTTTGTGTGGCATGAGTTTTGCGATTACTATATAGAAATGAGCAAAGCCCACCTAGGAAAAGATGAGTTTAGTGATGAAGTAAAAGGTACTTTGCTTGAAGTTTTTAAGCAGATCCTTAAGCTAATACACCCCTTTGTACCATTTATCAGTGAATTTTTGTGGCAAAAACTGCCAAACAAATCTGCTAAGTCAATAATGATAGCTAAATACCCGCGCTCTCAAGAATTTGCGACGCAGATTGAGGAAGAGTTTGAATGCTTGATTGAACTTATTAAGGCTATGAGAATACTAAGAAGTGAAAATTCAATTGCTGCAACCAAAAAATTGAGTTTTTATTTTAAACCAATAAGTAAAATTGCAAAAAATATTATAGAAAAATATAAAAAGTATGTTTTGCTACTTGCAAATGCTAAAGAAATATCTATAATTGAAAAAGATGTGCCAAAAAGCTTTATACAGCCTACTAAATATGGTGATATATTTTTAGAAGCAATTGAAAATGTTGATGTGGAAGGTGAAATTTTGAGGCTTAAGAAAGTAGTGGAAAAAGCGCAAGTTTCCATTGATTTTTTAAATAAAAGACTGCGCAACCAAGAGTTTATTTCAAAAGCTCCAAAACAGCTTATTGAAAAAAGCAAAAAAGAGCTTCAAGAGGCAATTTTAATTAAAGAAAATGCCAAAAAAAGAATAGAACAGCTTCAGAGTGTGTTATGA